The following are encoded together in the Streptomyces flavofungini genome:
- a CDS encoding MFS transporter — translation MPSTDRRGAVVAALMLVMALAALDATIVSTAVPQIVGTLGGFSVFSWLFSGYLLAATVTLPVYGKLSDTFGRKPVLIAGCVLFLLGSALCALAWNMGALIAFRVVQGLGGGALQGTVQTLAADLYPLKERPKIQAKLSTVWATSAVAGPAVGGLITAYTDWRWIFLINLPVGALALWLIVRHLQEPARTSPAAGPRGEAWKRVDWPGALAVFAAGGVLLTALVQGGVAWAWLSAPSLALFGTGLLCVAAVVVIERRAADPVIPGWVWRRRPIAAVNLALGSLGLVMVAPTVFLPTYAQSVLQLAPVAAGFVLSVMTLSWPVSAALSQHVYRRIGFRNTAMLGIGAAACVLFAFPLLPYPGSAWQPALLMLLLGAALGLFQLPLIVGVQSTVGWAERGTTTASVLFCRQIGQTVGAALFGAVANGVLSAELGGAGSLDSVAKSLDDPGSVADPDRLRRAVDAAVDSVYVGAACAAVVCLLVLLFVAPRRFPVIQEAPAESAAPDEPGAPDTQLPPPKPRLTHSSPDEPHTD, via the coding sequence ATGCCGAGTACCGACAGGCGCGGGGCCGTCGTCGCCGCGCTCATGCTCGTCATGGCGCTCGCCGCGCTGGACGCCACCATCGTCTCCACGGCCGTCCCGCAGATCGTCGGCACCCTCGGCGGCTTCTCCGTCTTCTCCTGGCTTTTCTCCGGCTATCTGCTGGCCGCAACGGTCACCCTGCCGGTGTACGGCAAGCTCTCCGACACCTTCGGCCGCAAGCCCGTCCTGATCGCCGGCTGCGTCCTGTTCCTGCTCGGTTCGGCGCTGTGCGCGCTCGCCTGGAACATGGGCGCCCTGATCGCCTTCCGCGTCGTCCAGGGCCTCGGCGGCGGCGCCCTCCAGGGCACCGTGCAGACCCTCGCCGCCGATCTGTACCCGCTCAAGGAGCGCCCGAAGATCCAGGCCAAGCTGTCGACGGTGTGGGCCACTTCGGCGGTCGCGGGCCCCGCGGTCGGCGGCCTCATCACGGCGTACACGGACTGGCGCTGGATCTTCCTGATCAACCTGCCGGTCGGCGCGCTCGCCCTCTGGCTGATCGTGCGCCACCTGCAGGAGCCCGCCCGTACGAGCCCGGCCGCCGGGCCGCGCGGCGAGGCGTGGAAGCGGGTCGACTGGCCCGGGGCGCTCGCCGTCTTCGCCGCCGGAGGGGTGCTCCTCACCGCGCTCGTGCAGGGCGGGGTCGCCTGGGCGTGGCTGTCGGCGCCGTCGCTCGCGCTGTTCGGCACCGGTCTGCTGTGCGTGGCCGCGGTCGTCGTCATCGAGCGGCGCGCGGCCGACCCCGTGATACCCGGGTGGGTGTGGCGGCGCCGCCCCATCGCCGCCGTGAACCTGGCGCTGGGCTCGCTCGGCCTGGTGATGGTGGCGCCCACGGTCTTCCTGCCGACGTACGCCCAGTCGGTGCTCCAACTCGCGCCCGTGGCCGCCGGGTTCGTGCTCTCCGTGATGACCCTGAGCTGGCCGGTGTCCGCGGCGCTCAGCCAGCACGTCTACCGGCGCATCGGCTTCCGCAACACGGCGATGCTCGGCATCGGCGCCGCGGCCTGCGTCCTGTTCGCCTTCCCGCTGCTGCCCTACCCCGGCTCGGCCTGGCAGCCCGCCCTGCTCATGCTGCTGCTCGGCGCGGCGCTCGGCCTCTTCCAGCTCCCGCTGATCGTCGGCGTCCAGTCGACCGTCGGCTGGGCGGAGCGCGGCACGACCACCGCGTCGGTCCTGTTCTGCCGCCAGATCGGCCAGACCGTCGGCGCGGCGCTGTTCGGCGCGGTCGCCAACGGGGTGCTCAGCGCCGAGCTCGGCGGCGCGGGCTCCCTGGACTCGGTGGCGAAGTCCCTGGACGACCCGGGCTCGGTGGCGGACCCGGACCGGCTGCGGCGCGCGGTGGACGCGGCCGTCGACTCCGTGTACGTGGGTGCGGCGTGCGCGGCGGTGGTGTGTCTGCTCGTCCTGCTCTTCGTGGCACCGCGCCGGTTCCCCGTCATCCAGGAGGCACCCGCGGAGTCCGCCGCCCCCGACGAACCAGGCGCCCCTGACACTCAACTGCCGCCCCCAAAGCCCCGGTTGACCCATTCATCACCCGACGAGCCCCATACCGACTGA
- a CDS encoding ABC transporter ATP-binding protein: MTTAVTTPRHGGTGGRTAVAARARQVVKAYGTGETRVVALDHIDVDIARGQFTAIMGPSGSGKSTLMHCLAGLDTVSSGQIYLDETEITGLKDKKLTQLRRDRIGFIFQAFNLLPTLNAIENITLPMDIAGRKPDRGWLDQVVETVGLAGRLKHRPTELSGGQQQRVAVARALASRPEIIFGDEPTGNLDSRAGAEVLGFLRRSVTELGQTIVMVTHDPVAASYADRVLYLADGRIVDEMYNPTADQVLDRMKHFDARGRTS, translated from the coding sequence GTGACAACGGCTGTAACCACTCCCAGGCACGGGGGTACTGGAGGGCGTACGGCCGTGGCGGCGCGGGCACGCCAGGTCGTCAAGGCGTACGGCACCGGCGAGACCCGGGTCGTGGCCCTGGACCACATCGACGTGGACATCGCCCGCGGGCAGTTCACCGCGATCATGGGCCCGTCCGGGTCCGGCAAGTCCACGCTGATGCACTGCCTCGCGGGCCTCGACACCGTCTCCTCCGGGCAGATCTACCTGGACGAGACCGAGATCACCGGCCTGAAGGACAAGAAGCTCACGCAGCTGCGCCGTGACCGGATCGGCTTCATCTTCCAGGCCTTCAACCTGCTGCCGACGCTCAACGCCATCGAGAACATCACGCTGCCCATGGACATAGCGGGCCGCAAGCCCGACCGCGGCTGGCTGGACCAGGTCGTCGAGACCGTCGGCCTCGCCGGTCGCCTCAAGCACCGTCCGACCGAGCTGTCCGGCGGCCAGCAGCAGCGCGTCGCCGTGGCCCGCGCCCTGGCGTCACGCCCGGAGATCATCTTCGGCGACGAGCCGACCGGAAACCTGGACTCCCGCGCCGGCGCCGAGGTCCTCGGCTTCCTGCGCCGCTCGGTGACCGAGCTCGGCCAGACCATCGTGATGGTCACGCACGACCCGGTCGCCGCGTCGTACGCCGACCGCGTGCTGTACCTGGCCGACGGCCGCATCGTCGACGAGATGTACAACCCCACCGCGGACCAGGTCCTGGACCGCATGAAGCACTTCGACGCCCGGGGGCGCACGTCATGA
- a CDS encoding ABC transporter permease, with protein MTVLKTSMRNFLAHKGRMALSAVAVVLSVAFVCGTLVFSDTMSTTFDKLFAATASDVTVKPKDAADEGDEGPKTGKPETLPASAIAQVKKADGVKSVEGAITSDSVTVADSDNKNMGPSSGAPTLAGNWTKNDLRSMEITSGHAPRGPTEVMVDADTVDKHNLKMGEELRTITAVGDFKAKIVGIATFKVTNPGAAVFYFDTETAQRELLGTTGRFTHLSVTAANGFSDQQVKDSVTRTLAGDAAAYKVKTQKESADESRESVGSFLDVMKYAMLGFAGIAFLVGIFLIINTFSMLVAQRTREIGLMRAIGSSRKQVNRSVLVEALLLGVIGSILGVGAGIGLAVGLMKLMSGMGMELSTKDLTIAWTTPVVGMALGVIVTVLAAYLPARRAGKVSPMAALREVGTPSDGKSSALRALIGLVLTGAGGFGLYTAGQADKASEGSLFLGGGVVLTLIGFVVIGPVLARFMVRVISAVILRMFGPVGRMAERNALRNPRRTGATGAALMIGLALVACLSVVGSSMVASATDELDKSVGADFIIQAGSQSITAKAEKKLEKTPYISHFTRNKEIDADLTLPDGKTAKGASLSAADPTYAKDLRRDTVAGEQSAAYGKNAMSVGEDFAKKHHLKVGDELKVAFDHGRTAELKLAAITSEDGSFDKGAMYVNIATVERYVPADRMPLTEIAFAKAVDGKQDEAYKALKDTLAVYPQYKVQDQTDFKQDLKDQVGQMLNMVYGLLGLAIIVAILGVVNTLALSVVERTREIGLMRAIGLSRRQLRRMIRLESVVIALFGALLGLGLGMGWGATAQKLLALEGLKVLEIPWPTIITVFIGSAFVGLFAALVPAFRAGRMNVLNAIATD; from the coding sequence ATGACCGTCCTCAAGACCTCGATGCGCAACTTCCTCGCGCACAAGGGACGCATGGCGCTCTCCGCGGTCGCCGTGGTCCTGTCGGTGGCCTTCGTGTGCGGCACGCTCGTCTTCTCGGACACGATGTCCACCACCTTCGACAAGCTCTTCGCGGCGACGGCGTCCGATGTCACGGTCAAGCCCAAGGACGCTGCGGACGAAGGCGACGAGGGGCCGAAGACCGGCAAGCCCGAGACGCTGCCCGCATCCGCGATCGCCCAGGTCAAGAAGGCCGACGGGGTGAAGTCCGTCGAGGGCGCCATCACCAGCGACAGCGTCACGGTCGCCGACTCCGACAACAAGAACATGGGCCCGTCCAGCGGCGCCCCCACCCTCGCGGGCAACTGGACGAAGAACGACCTGCGTTCCATGGAGATCACCTCCGGGCACGCCCCGCGCGGACCCACCGAGGTGATGGTCGACGCCGACACCGTCGACAAGCACAACCTCAAGATGGGCGAGGAACTGCGCACCATCACCGCCGTCGGCGACTTCAAGGCGAAGATCGTCGGCATCGCCACCTTCAAGGTGACCAACCCGGGCGCGGCCGTCTTCTACTTCGACACCGAGACCGCCCAGCGCGAACTGCTCGGCACCACCGGCCGGTTCACCCACCTCAGCGTCACCGCCGCGAACGGCTTCAGCGACCAGCAGGTCAAGGACAGCGTCACCAGGACGCTGGCCGGGGACGCCGCTGCGTACAAGGTCAAGACGCAGAAGGAGAGCGCGGACGAGAGCCGTGAGTCCGTCGGCAGTTTCCTGGACGTCATGAAATACGCGATGCTCGGCTTCGCCGGGATCGCCTTCCTCGTCGGCATCTTCCTGATCATCAACACCTTCTCGATGCTGGTGGCCCAGCGCACCCGCGAGATCGGCCTGATGCGGGCCATCGGCTCCAGCCGCAAGCAGGTCAACCGCTCGGTCCTGGTCGAGGCGCTGCTCCTCGGCGTCATCGGCTCGATCCTCGGCGTCGGCGCGGGCATCGGCCTCGCGGTCGGCCTGATGAAGCTGATGTCCGGCATGGGCATGGAGCTGTCCACGAAGGACCTCACCATCGCCTGGACGACCCCCGTGGTCGGCATGGCGCTCGGCGTCATCGTCACCGTCCTCGCCGCGTACCTCCCGGCACGCCGGGCCGGCAAGGTCTCCCCGATGGCCGCGCTCCGCGAGGTGGGCACGCCCTCCGACGGCAAGTCCAGCGCCCTGCGCGCCCTGATCGGCCTGGTCCTCACCGGCGCCGGAGGCTTCGGCCTCTACACCGCGGGGCAGGCGGACAAGGCCAGCGAGGGCTCCCTGTTCCTCGGCGGCGGCGTCGTCCTCACCCTCATCGGCTTCGTGGTCATCGGCCCGGTCCTGGCCCGCTTCATGGTCCGCGTCATCAGCGCCGTGATCCTGCGGATGTTCGGCCCCGTCGGCCGCATGGCCGAGCGGAACGCCCTGCGCAACCCGCGCCGCACCGGTGCCACGGGCGCCGCCCTGATGATCGGCCTCGCCCTGGTGGCCTGCCTCTCCGTGGTCGGCTCCTCCATGGTCGCCTCGGCCACGGACGAGCTGGACAAGTCGGTGGGCGCGGACTTCATCATCCAGGCCGGTTCGCAGAGCATCACGGCCAAGGCCGAGAAGAAGCTGGAGAAGACCCCGTACATCTCGCACTTCACCCGCAACAAGGAGATCGACGCCGACCTCACCCTGCCCGACGGCAAGACCGCCAAGGGCGCGAGCCTCAGCGCCGCCGACCCGACGTACGCCAAGGACCTGCGCCGCGACACCGTCGCCGGTGAGCAGTCCGCGGCCTACGGCAAGAACGCGATGTCGGTGGGCGAGGACTTCGCCAAGAAGCACCACCTGAAGGTCGGCGACGAGCTGAAGGTCGCCTTCGACCACGGCCGTACCGCCGAGCTGAAGCTCGCCGCGATCACGTCGGAGGACGGGTCGTTCGACAAGGGCGCGATGTACGTGAACATCGCCACCGTCGAGCGCTATGTGCCCGCCGACCGGATGCCGCTGACCGAGATCGCCTTCGCCAAGGCGGTCGACGGCAAGCAGGACGAGGCGTACAAGGCGCTCAAGGACACCCTGGCGGTCTACCCGCAGTACAAGGTCCAGGACCAGACCGACTTCAAGCAGGACCTGAAGGACCAGGTCGGCCAGATGCTGAACATGGTCTACGGCCTCCTCGGCCTCGCGATCATCGTCGCCATCCTGGGCGTCGTGAACACCCTCGCCCTCTCGGTGGTCGAGCGGACCCGGGAGATCGGCCTGATGCGGGCCATCGGCCTCTCCCGCCGCCAGCTGCGCCGCATGATCCGCTTGGAGTCGGTGGTCATCGCCCTCTTCGGTGCCCTCCTCGGCCTCGGCCTCGGCATGGGCTGGGGCGCCACGGCTCAGAAGCTCCTCGCCCTGGAGGGCCTGAAGGTCCTGGAGATCCCCTGGCCGACGATCATCACGGTCTTCATCGGCTCGGCCTTCGTGGGTCTGTTCGCCGCGCTGGTCCCGGCGTTCCGGGCGGGCCGGATGAACGTGCTGAACGCGATCGCCACGGATTAG
- a CDS encoding type II toxin-antitoxin system RelE family toxin, translating into MTYQIIWDDPALAAASRFFKDDPHGLQQVFASVDLLADDPRPSGAAAYGPTVYRMRVGFYRVIYEITESTVTIMIMHLGRAA; encoded by the coding sequence TTGACGTATCAGATCATCTGGGACGACCCGGCCCTCGCTGCTGCGTCCCGGTTCTTCAAGGACGACCCGCACGGGTTACAGCAAGTCTTCGCCTCGGTCGATCTCCTCGCCGACGATCCCCGCCCCTCAGGCGCTGCCGCGTACGGTCCGACCGTGTACCGCATGCGTGTGGGGTTCTACCGAGTGATCTACGAGATCACCGAGAGCACCGTGACCATTATGATCATGCATCTCGGCCGCGCCGCCTGA
- a CDS encoding type II toxin-antitoxin system Phd/YefM family antitoxin — MSETLPITEARARFGSLVRRAAHARERITITDHGQPAAVLISPQELEDLEDELAVAQYRLRKANGQVTGVPHEEVRKLLGLDND; from the coding sequence ATGAGCGAGACGCTGCCCATCACCGAGGCGCGGGCCCGGTTCGGCTCCCTGGTGCGCCGGGCCGCACACGCCCGCGAGCGCATCACGATCACGGACCACGGCCAGCCCGCGGCCGTCTTGATAAGCCCACAGGAGCTGGAGGACCTGGAGGACGAGCTGGCGGTTGCTCAGTACCGCCTCCGCAAGGCCAACGGCCAAGTGACAGGCGTGCCCCACGAGGAGGTCCGCAAGCTCCTGGGGCTGGACAACGATTGA
- the mfd gene encoding transcription-repair coupling factor, translated as MSLHGLLDAVVEDPALTEAVKAAADGNRHHIDLVGPPAARPFAVAALAREARRTVLAVTATGREAEDLAAALRTVLPPEGVVEYPSWETLPHERLSPRSDTVGRRLAVLRRLAHPRLDDAADPGTGPVSVIVAPVRSVLQPQVKGLGDLEPVSLRTGESADLNETVEALAAAAYARVELVEKRGEFAVRGGILDVFPPTEEHPLRVEFWGDDVEEIRYFKVADQRSLEIAEHGLWAPPCRELLLTDEVRGRAAALAEQHPELGELLGKIAEGIAVEGMESLAPVLVDDMELLLDVLPKGSMALVCDPERVRTRAADLVATSQEFLQASWAATAGGGEAPIDVGAASLRGIADVRDRARELGMMWWSVSPFAADEIPDPADRADLADADTLKLGMHATETYRGDTAKALADTKGWLADGWRTVYVTEGHGPAARTAEVLGGEGIAARLDADLTELTPSVVHVACGSIDYGFVDPALKLAVLTETDLTGQKAAGKDGQRMPARRRKTIDPLTLEPGDYIVHEQHGVGRYIEMVQRTVQGATREYLVVEYAPAKRGQPGDRLYIPTDQLEQITKYVGGEAPTLHRLGGADWTKTKARAKKAVKEIAADLIKLYSARMAAPGHTFGPDTPWQRELEDAFPYAETPDQLTTIAEVKEDMEKSVPMDRLICGDVGYGKTEIAVRAAFKAVQDGKQVAVLVPTTLLVQQHFGTFTERYGQFPVNVRALSRFQTDTESKATLEGLKDGSVDIVIGTHRLFSSETKFKDLGLVIVDEEQRFGVEHKEQLKKLRANVDVLTMSATPIPRTLEMAVTGIREMSTITTPPEERHPVLTFVGPYEEKQIGAAIRRELLREGQVFYIHNRVESIDRAAARLRDIVPEARIATAHGQMSEQALEQVVVDFWEKKFDVLVSTTIVESGIDISNANTLIVERGDNFGLSQLHQLRGRVGRGRERGYAYFLYPPEKPLTETAHERLATIAQHTEMGAGMYVAMKDLEIRGAGNLLGGEQSGHIAGVGFDLYVRMVGEAVADYRASLEGGVEEEPPLEVKIELPVDAHVPHDYAPGERLRLQAYRSIASADSEADIKAVREELTDRYGKLPEPVENLLLVAGLRMLARACGVGEIVLQGTNIRFAPVELRESQELRLKRLYPGSVIKGATHQVLVPRPKTAKVGGKPLVGRELLGWVGEFLTSVLG; from the coding sequence ATGAGCCTGCACGGACTGCTGGACGCCGTCGTCGAGGACCCGGCCCTCACCGAAGCGGTGAAGGCCGCCGCCGACGGCAACCGGCACCACATCGACCTCGTCGGCCCCCCGGCCGCCCGCCCCTTCGCCGTGGCGGCCCTCGCGCGGGAGGCCCGCCGCACGGTCCTCGCGGTGACGGCCACGGGCCGCGAGGCCGAGGACCTGGCCGCGGCGCTGCGGACGGTGCTGCCGCCGGAGGGGGTCGTGGAGTACCCGTCGTGGGAGACGCTGCCGCACGAGCGTCTTTCCCCGCGCTCGGACACGGTCGGCCGCCGCCTCGCGGTCCTGCGCCGCCTGGCGCACCCGCGCCTGGACGACGCGGCGGACCCGGGGACGGGCCCGGTCTCGGTGATCGTGGCACCGGTGCGCTCCGTGCTGCAGCCGCAGGTGAAGGGCCTCGGTGACCTGGAGCCGGTGTCGCTGCGCACGGGCGAGTCGGCGGACCTGAACGAGACCGTGGAAGCCCTGGCCGCGGCGGCGTACGCGCGCGTGGAGCTGGTGGAGAAGCGCGGCGAGTTCGCCGTACGAGGAGGCATCCTCGACGTCTTCCCGCCCACCGAGGAGCACCCCCTGCGGGTGGAGTTCTGGGGCGACGACGTCGAGGAGATCCGCTACTTCAAGGTCGCCGACCAGCGCTCCCTGGAGATCGCGGAGCACGGCCTGTGGGCGCCGCCGTGCCGTGAGCTGCTGCTCACCGACGAGGTCAGGGGACGCGCCGCCGCCCTGGCCGAGCAGCACCCGGAGCTGGGCGAACTGCTCGGGAAGATCGCCGAGGGCATCGCGGTCGAGGGCATGGAGTCCCTGGCCCCGGTCCTGGTGGACGACATGGAGCTGCTGCTCGACGTGCTGCCGAAGGGGTCGATGGCGCTGGTCTGCGACCCGGAGCGGGTCCGGACCCGGGCCGCCGACCTGGTGGCGACGAGCCAGGAGTTCCTCCAGGCCAGCTGGGCGGCGACGGCGGGCGGAGGCGAGGCCCCGATCGACGTGGGCGCGGCCTCGCTGCGGGGCATCGCCGACGTCCGGGACCGGGCCCGTGAGCTGGGCATGATGTGGTGGTCGGTGAGCCCGTTCGCCGCCGACGAGATCCCGGACCCCGCCGACCGCGCGGACCTGGCGGACGCCGACACCCTCAAGCTCGGCATGCACGCCACGGAGACCTACCGCGGGGACACCGCGAAGGCCCTCGCCGACACCAAGGGCTGGCTCGCCGACGGCTGGCGCACGGTGTACGTCACCGAGGGCCACGGCCCGGCCGCCCGCACCGCCGAGGTCCTGGGCGGCGAGGGCATCGCGGCCCGCCTCGACGCCGACCTGACCGAGCTGACCCCGTCCGTGGTGCACGTGGCGTGCGGCTCCATCGACTACGGCTTCGTCGACCCGGCCCTGAAGCTCGCCGTCCTCACGGAGACCGACCTCACCGGCCAGAAGGCGGCGGGCAAGGACGGGCAGCGCATGCCCGCCCGGCGCCGCAAGACCATCGACCCGCTGACCCTGGAGCCGGGCGACTACATCGTCCACGAGCAGCACGGCGTCGGCCGCTACATCGAGATGGTGCAGCGCACGGTCCAGGGCGCGACCCGTGAGTACCTGGTCGTGGAGTACGCCCCCGCCAAGCGCGGCCAGCCCGGCGACCGCCTCTACATCCCCACCGATCAGCTGGAGCAGATCACCAAGTACGTGGGCGGCGAGGCCCCGACCCTGCACCGGCTCGGCGGCGCCGACTGGACGAAGACCAAGGCGCGCGCGAAGAAGGCGGTCAAGGAGATCGCCGCCGACCTGATCAAGCTGTACTCCGCGCGGATGGCGGCGCCGGGCCACACCTTCGGCCCGGACACGCCCTGGCAGCGGGAGCTGGAGGACGCCTTCCCGTACGCGGAGACGCCCGACCAGCTCACGACCATCGCCGAGGTCAAGGAGGACATGGAGAAGTCGGTCCCGATGGACCGTCTGATCTGCGGTGACGTGGGCTACGGCAAGACGGAGATCGCGGTCCGCGCGGCCTTCAAGGCGGTCCAGGACGGCAAGCAGGTCGCCGTCCTCGTCCCCACGACGCTCCTGGTCCAGCAGCACTTCGGGACGTTCACCGAGCGATACGGCCAGTTCCCCGTGAACGTGCGGGCGCTCAGCCGCTTCCAGACGGACACCGAGTCCAAGGCGACCCTGGAGGGCCTCAAGGACGGCTCCGTCGACATCGTCATCGGCACCCACCGCCTGTTCTCCTCCGAGACCAAGTTCAAGGACCTGGGCCTGGTCATCGTCGACGAGGAGCAGCGCTTCGGCGTCGAGCACAAGGAGCAGCTGAAGAAGCTGCGCGCGAACGTCGACGTCCTGACGATGTCGGCGACCCCCATCCCCCGTACGCTCGAAATGGCCGTGACCGGCATCCGCGAGATGTCGACCATCACGACCCCGCCGGAGGAGCGGCACCCGGTCCTGACCTTCGTCGGTCCTTACGAGGAGAAGCAGATCGGCGCCGCGATCCGCCGTGAACTGCTGCGCGAGGGCCAGGTCTTCTACATCCACAACCGCGTCGAGTCCATCGACCGGGCGGCGGCCCGCCTGCGCGACATCGTGCCCGAGGCGCGCATCGCGACCGCCCACGGCCAGATGTCCGAACAGGCCCTGGAGCAGGTCGTCGTGGACTTCTGGGAGAAGAAGTTCGACGTGCTCGTCTCGACGACGATCGTCGAGTCCGGCATCGACATCTCCAACGCCAACACCCTCATCGTGGAGCGCGGCGACAACTTCGGCCTGAGCCAGCTGCACCAGCTGCGCGGCCGCGTCGGCCGAGGCCGCGAGCGCGGCTACGCCTACTTCCTGTACCCGCCGGAGAAGCCGCTCACCGAGACCGCGCACGAGCGGCTCGCGACGATCGCCCAGCACACGGAGATGGGCGCGGGCATGTACGTGGCGATGAAGGACCTGGAGATCCGCGGCGCCGGAAACCTCCTCGGCGGCGAGCAGTCGGGCCACATCGCCGGCGTCGGCTTCGACCTCTACGTCCGCATGGTCGGCGAGGCCGTCGCCGACTACCGCGCCTCTCTGGAGGGCGGGGTGGAGGAGGAGCCGCCGCTGGAGGTCAAGATCGAGCTGCCGGTCGACGCGCACGTCCCGCACGACTACGCCCCCGGCGAGCGGCTGCGCCTGCAGGCGTACCGCTCGATCGCCTCCGCCGACTCGGAGGCCGACATCAAGGCGGTCCGCGAGGAACTCACCGACCGCTACGGCAAGTTGCCGGAGCCGGTGGAGAACCTGCTCCTGGTGGCGGGCCTGCGCATGCTGGCGCGGGCGTGCGGGGTCGGCGAGATCGTGTTGCAGGGCACCAACATCCGCTTCGCGCCGGTGGAGTTGCGCGAGTCCCAGGAGCTGCGCCTGAAGCGGCTCTACCCCGGCTCGGTCATCAAGGGGGCCACGCACCAGGTCCTCGTGCCGCGCCCGAAGACCGCGAAGGTCGGCGGCAAGCCGCTGGTCGGGCGCGAACTGCTCGGCTGGGTGGGGGAGTTCCTGACGTCCGTGCTCGGGTAG
- a CDS encoding SGNH/GDSL hydrolase family protein — MTGRTTSKGSARRAGAALLATATLAALPVVGAQGLTGPAGAAAAGPDATTYKNTAAPSAAHGSTHGTLKSGAWQGGWAASPQAPTEVFAPNWSKQGFARHSVRQVVRVSKGGTKARVELSNRYGRTPLRISGATIARTAKGASVEGGSVRKLAFGKKGSLTIPAGGTAYSDSVPFPVRALESLTVTLYLAEPTGPTTFHMTSSATSYRAQGDHTADRDGAAFTETSDSWYYLSGVEVSGRTTARRDSVVAFGDSITDGTGSTLDTDNRYPDELAERFAAAGKPRSVLNHGISGNQVTNDSSWAGEKGLVRFKKDVLSEPNVGTVIVLEGINDIGGSGPAYPGGPTPEVSVKKLIEGHRSLIRQAHARGIKVVGATLTPVKGSFYDTPANEAKRDAVNHWIRTSGAYDEVVDLDRAIADPGDPDRIRPAYDSGDALHPNDAGYRAMADALDLRTL, encoded by the coding sequence ATGACGGGACGCACCACGTCCAAGGGTTCGGCACGCCGCGCGGGCGCCGCGCTGCTCGCGACGGCCACGCTGGCCGCACTGCCCGTCGTCGGCGCGCAGGGGCTGACCGGCCCCGCCGGCGCCGCGGCGGCCGGGCCCGACGCGACCACGTACAAGAACACCGCGGCCCCGAGCGCCGCGCACGGGAGCACACACGGCACTCTCAAGAGCGGTGCCTGGCAGGGTGGTTGGGCCGCCTCGCCGCAGGCGCCGACCGAGGTCTTCGCGCCCAACTGGTCCAAGCAGGGCTTCGCGCGGCACTCCGTCCGGCAGGTCGTCCGCGTCAGCAAGGGCGGCACGAAGGCCCGCGTCGAGCTGTCGAACCGGTACGGCAGGACACCGCTGCGGATCAGCGGCGCGACGATCGCCCGCACCGCCAAGGGGGCCTCGGTCGAGGGCGGTTCGGTGCGGAAGCTGGCCTTCGGCAAGAAGGGCTCGCTGACGATTCCGGCGGGCGGGACCGCGTACAGCGACAGCGTGCCGTTCCCGGTGCGGGCCCTGGAGTCACTGACCGTCACGCTGTACCTGGCGGAGCCGACCGGACCCACCACCTTCCACATGACCTCCTCCGCCACCAGCTACCGCGCCCAGGGCGACCACACGGCCGACCGCGACGGCGCCGCGTTCACGGAGACCAGCGACTCCTGGTACTACCTCTCCGGCGTCGAGGTCAGCGGCCGGACGACCGCCCGCCGGGACTCCGTGGTGGCCTTCGGCGACTCCATCACCGACGGCACCGGCTCCACTCTCGACACGGACAACCGCTACCCCGACGAGCTGGCCGAGCGCTTCGCCGCCGCCGGGAAGCCGCGCAGCGTCCTCAACCACGGGATCTCCGGCAACCAGGTCACCAACGACAGCTCCTGGGCCGGCGAGAAGGGCCTCGTCCGCTTCAAGAAGGACGTCCTGAGCGAGCCGAACGTCGGCACCGTCATCGTCCTCGAAGGCATCAACGACATCGGCGGCAGCGGGCCCGCCTACCCCGGCGGACCCACCCCCGAGGTGTCGGTGAAGAAGCTCATCGAAGGACACCGCTCCCTGATCCGCCAGGCCCACGCCCGCGGCATCAAGGTGGTCGGCGCCACCCTGACGCCCGTCAAGGGCTCCTTCTACGACACCCCGGCCAACGAGGCCAAGCGCGACGCGGTCAATCACTGGATCCGCACCTCCGGCGCGTACGACGAGGTGGTCGACCTCGACCGCGCGATCGCCGACCCGGGCGACCCGGACCGCATCCGGCCCGCCTACGACTCCGGCGACGCCCTGCACCCGAACGACGCCGGCTACCGCGCCATGGCCGACGCCCTGGACCTGCGCACCCTCTGA
- a CDS encoding nuclear transport factor 2 family protein, protein MSTTPTGTAATTAVEDTTRATADAFLAATAARDTARLAELFADDVDWLLAENPVVPWIRPRSTGAECANQAEDLARYTVAEDARASVDTYLVTGRDAVLMGHLSGIVRATGKSFGGPFALRLTVEDGRITRHHLYENSLSIAAACTP, encoded by the coding sequence ATGTCCACCACGCCCACGGGAACCGCCGCGACCACCGCCGTCGAGGACACCACCCGGGCGACCGCGGACGCCTTCCTCGCCGCGACCGCCGCACGCGACACCGCCCGCCTCGCGGAGCTGTTCGCCGACGACGTCGACTGGCTGCTCGCCGAGAACCCCGTGGTCCCGTGGATACGCCCGCGGAGCACCGGTGCCGAGTGCGCCAACCAGGCCGAGGACCTGGCGCGGTACACCGTCGCCGAGGACGCCCGCGCCAGCGTGGACACGTACCTGGTGACCGGGCGGGACGCCGTCCTCATGGGGCACCTGTCCGGGATCGTGCGGGCCACGGGGAAGTCCTTCGGGGGTCCGTTCGCGCTGCGGCTCACCGTCGAGGACGGGCGGATCACCCGGCACCACCTCTACGAGAACAGCCTGTCCATCGCGGCGGCCTGCACCCCCTGA